A genome region from Magnolia sinica isolate HGM2019 chromosome 8, MsV1, whole genome shotgun sequence includes the following:
- the LOC131253006 gene encoding receptor-like protein kinase THESEUS 1 isoform X1, translating to MSTPASSLITALSFHHFQSPFDYDGDSAATSSISQKSPPTKFCRNSGFHQMGTKTWLFSICILRIFWLQSIFASFRPVDNLLIDCGGNATLKFDDGRTFRPDLGSPNVVLSPNSGIVVLNSDTGPHTLYKTARVFTVPSVYTFAVERAGRHWLRLHFYAIVNPHYNLNSAVFSVMADGFTLLHEFSIPAPAKRSSGLMKEYVVDVGSDLKTLSLTFSPLNGSIAFINGIEVVSVPVDQFPSIAAAVPVGPAIEISNQVAFETSHRINVGGPLLNSENDTLWRIWEPDQPFLVNVASARSVSVDPGLIKYPSGVSDRIAPNWVYSTAQEMADANVGDQNFNISWVFGVDPGFRYFIRLHFCDIVSEALHSLVFNVYINNQSALSSFDISSKTMELSAAYFVDFVTNDSITSEKIMVQIGPPDLMNTPANAILNGLEIMKLSNSDKSFDQSYSLNSISSNHPNKRKSVLLAVAFSLGGLALLGLSIAAYRLYFSRPKEPKRDLAWLPLPTHAGHSETKVSAHSYASSAPSSGLGRVLSFSEIQEATKNFDENLVLGVGGFGKVYKGMLENGVLVAVKRGNPRSQQGLVEFRTEIQMLSKLRHRHLVSLIGYCEELNEMILVYEYMAGGPLRKHIYGSDLPPLSWKQRLEVCIGAAKGLHYLHTGAAETIIHRDVKTTNILLDENLTAKVADFGLSKTGPTLDQTHVSTAVKGSFGYLDPEYYRRQQLTEKSDVYSFGVVLMEVLCARPAINPSLPREQVNIAEWAMHWQKRGHLEQIIDSHLRGLVNLDSLRKFGETAEKCLAEQGSERPTMGDVLWNLEYALQLQEASTQSIIDDDSTNNIPDLPEWIPQIESVDHNNAGIVSEQESDIGTTSEVFSQLMDPKGREHCILVLIQKSI from the exons ATGTCTACTCCTGCGAGTAGCCTTAtcactgctctttcattccaccATTTTCAATCTCCTTTTGACTATGATGGTGATAGTGCTGCAACTTCCTCAATCTCCCAAAAATCCCCACCAACGAAATTCTGCAGAAATTCAG GATTTCATCAGATGGGCACTAAAACATGGTTGTTTTCAATCTGCATTCTAAGAATTTTCTGGCTTCAATCCATCTTCGCTTCTTTTCGCCCCGTCGACAATCTTTTGATCGACTGCGGTGGAAATGCTACATTGAAATTCGACGATGGTCGGACTTTCAGACCCGATTTGGGTTCGCCGAATGTCGTCTTGTCGCCCAATTCCGGCATTGTGGTATTGAATTCTGATACAGGTCCGCATACTCTGTATAAAACTGCTCGTGTTTTCACTGTTCCATCAGTGTATACGTTTGCGGTCGAGCGGGCAGGCCGCCATTGGCTGCGGCTGCATTTCTACGCCATTGTGAATCCGCATTATAACTTGAATTCGGCAGTTTTTTCGGTTATGGCTGATGGATTTACCCTGCTTCATGAATTTTCAATCCCGGCGCCTGCCAAACGCTCATCTGGTTTGATGAAGGAGTATGTGGTTGATGTGGGTTCGGATTTGAAGACATTGTCGTTGACGTTTTCTCCGTTGAATGGATCGATTGCTTTTATTAATGGGATAGAGGTGGTATCGGTTCCCGTCGATCAGTTCCCTTCTATTGCCGCAGCCGTTCCTGTGGGTCCCGCAATTGAAATCTCTAATCAGGTAGCTTTCGAGACCTCCCATCGGATTAATGTGGGTGGCCCGCTTTTGAATTCGGAAAATGACACATTATGGAGGATTTGGGAACCTGATCAACCATTCCTTGTCAATGTGGCTTCCGCTCGTTCTGTTTCCGTAGACCCAGGTTTGATAAAATACCCTTCTGGAGTTTCAGATAGAATTGCGCCAAATTGGGTTTATTCAACTGCCCAAGAAATGGCGGATGCGAACGTCGGAGATCAGAATTTCAACATCTCGTGGGTGTTTGGCGTCGATCCTGGTTTCCGCTACTTCATTCGGCTGCATTTCTGTGACATCGTAAGTGAAGCTCTGCATAGTCTGGTTTTCAATGTCTACATCAACAACCAGTCTGCCCTCAGCTCATTTGATATATCAAGCAAGACGATGGAACTATCAGCTGCTTATTTCGTCGATTTCGTTACCAATGATTCGATCACATCAGAGAAGATAATGGTTCAAATTGGCCCACCAGACCTGATGAACACACCAGCCAATGCGATCCTCAATGGTCTTGAGATCATGAAACTCAGTAACTCGGACAAAAGCTTCGATCAATCTTACAGTTTGAATTCCATCAGTTCAAATCATCCAAATAAGAGAAAATCAGTATTACTTGCTGTCGCATTTTCTTTGGGGGGACTTGCTCTTTTGGGACTCAGCATTGCGGCTTACCGCCTGTATTTCAGCCGTCCAAAGGAGCCAAAGCGGGACCTGGCCTGGTTGCCTCTTCCGACCCATGCGGGCCACTCAGAAACGAAGGTTTCAGCCCACAGTTATGCTTCCTCAGCACCTTCTTCGGGTCTAGGCCGTGTTCTGTCATTTTCGGAGATTCAAGAAGCGACAAAGAATTTCGATGAGAACTTGGTTTTGGGTGTGGGTGGATTTGGCAAGGTGTATAAAGGCATGCTAGAAAATGGCGTCCTTGTCGCTGTCAAACGCGGCAATCCACGGTCACAACAAGGGCTAGTCGAATTCAGGACGGAGATTCAAATGCTCTCTAAGCTTCGACATCGGCACCTTGTTTCCCTAATAGGCTACTGTGAAGAACTCAATGAAATGATCCTTGTTTATGAGTACatggctggtgggccactccgGAAACACATATACGGCTCAGATCTCCCACCGCTGTCATGGAAACAAAGGCTAGAGGTCTGCATTGGAGCTGCAAAGGGGCTGCATTACCTTCATACTGGGGCAGCTGAAACTATCATACATCGCGATGTTAAGACAACCAACATTCTACTAGATGAGAACCTTACTGCGAAGGTGGCCGATTTTGGGTTGTCTAAGACAGGCCCCACATTGGATCAGACCCATGTGAGCACCGCGGTTAAAGGAAGCTTTGGATACCTTGATCCAGAGTACTACAGAAGGCAGCAGCTGACGGAGAAGTCCGATGTGTATTCATTTGGGGTTGTGTTGATGGAGGTCTTGTGTGCACGGCCCGCGATCAATCCCTCCCTCCCAAGAGAACAGGTCAACATAGCTGAGTGGGCCATGCATTGGCAAAAGAGGGGCCATCTTGAGCAGATCATTGACTCCCATCTGAGGGGATTGGTAAACCTCGATTCTTTAAGGAAATTCGGCGAGACAGCAGAGAAGTGTTTGGCGGAACAAGGCAGCGAAAGGCCGACAATGGGAGATGTGCTGTGGAACTTGGAGTATGCTCTTCAGCTGCAAGAGGCTTCTACACAGTCCATCATCGACGATGACAGCACAAATAACATTCCAGACCTTCCGGAATGGATTCCCCAAATTGAGTCTGTCGATCACAACAATGCCGGTATTGTCAGCGAACAAGAATCTGACATTGGTACGACTAGTGAAGTTTTCTCACAGCTGATGGATCCAAAAGGAAG AGAACATTGCATTTTGGTTCTCATACAAAAAAGCATATGA
- the LOC131253006 gene encoding receptor-like protein kinase THESEUS 1 isoform X2, whose amino-acid sequence MSTPASSLITALSFHHFQSPFDYDGDSAATSSISQKSPPTKFCRNSGFHQMGTKTWLFSICILRIFWLQSIFASFRPVDNLLIDCGGNATLKFDDGRTFRPDLGSPNVVLSPNSGIVVLNSDTGPHTLYKTARVFTVPSVYTFAVERAGRHWLRLHFYAIVNPHYNLNSAVFSVMADGFTLLHEFSIPAPAKRSSGLMKEYVVDVGSDLKTLSLTFSPLNGSIAFINGIEVVSVPVDQFPSIAAAVPVGPAIEISNQVAFETSHRINVGGPLLNSENDTLWRIWEPDQPFLVNVASARSVSVDPGLIKYPSGVSDRIAPNWVYSTAQEMADANVGDQNFNISWVFGVDPGFRYFIRLHFCDIVSEALHSLVFNVYINNQSALSSFDISSKTMELSAAYFVDFVTNDSITSEKIMVQIGPPDLMNTPANAILNGLEIMKLSNSDKSFDQSYSLNSISSNHPNKRKSVLLAVAFSLGGLALLGLSIAAYRLYFSRPKEPKRDLAWLPLPTHAGHSETKVSAHSYASSAPSSGLGRVLSFSEIQEATKNFDENLVLGVGGFGKVYKGMLENGVLVAVKRGNPRSQQGLVEFRTEIQMLSKLRHRHLVSLIGYCEELNEMILVYEYMAGGPLRKHIYGSDLPPLSWKQRLEVCIGAAKGLHYLHTGAAETIIHRDVKTTNILLDENLTAKVADFGLSKTGPTLDQTHVSTAVKGSFGYLDPEYYRRQQLTEKSDVYSFGVVLMEVLCARPAINPSLPREQVNIAEWAMHWQKRGHLEQIIDSHLRGLVNLDSLRKFGETAEKCLAEQGSERPTMGDVLWNLEYALQLQEASTQSIIDDDSTNNIPDLPEWIPQIESVDHNNAGIVSEQESDIGTTSEVFSQLMDPKGR is encoded by the exons ATGTCTACTCCTGCGAGTAGCCTTAtcactgctctttcattccaccATTTTCAATCTCCTTTTGACTATGATGGTGATAGTGCTGCAACTTCCTCAATCTCCCAAAAATCCCCACCAACGAAATTCTGCAGAAATTCAG GATTTCATCAGATGGGCACTAAAACATGGTTGTTTTCAATCTGCATTCTAAGAATTTTCTGGCTTCAATCCATCTTCGCTTCTTTTCGCCCCGTCGACAATCTTTTGATCGACTGCGGTGGAAATGCTACATTGAAATTCGACGATGGTCGGACTTTCAGACCCGATTTGGGTTCGCCGAATGTCGTCTTGTCGCCCAATTCCGGCATTGTGGTATTGAATTCTGATACAGGTCCGCATACTCTGTATAAAACTGCTCGTGTTTTCACTGTTCCATCAGTGTATACGTTTGCGGTCGAGCGGGCAGGCCGCCATTGGCTGCGGCTGCATTTCTACGCCATTGTGAATCCGCATTATAACTTGAATTCGGCAGTTTTTTCGGTTATGGCTGATGGATTTACCCTGCTTCATGAATTTTCAATCCCGGCGCCTGCCAAACGCTCATCTGGTTTGATGAAGGAGTATGTGGTTGATGTGGGTTCGGATTTGAAGACATTGTCGTTGACGTTTTCTCCGTTGAATGGATCGATTGCTTTTATTAATGGGATAGAGGTGGTATCGGTTCCCGTCGATCAGTTCCCTTCTATTGCCGCAGCCGTTCCTGTGGGTCCCGCAATTGAAATCTCTAATCAGGTAGCTTTCGAGACCTCCCATCGGATTAATGTGGGTGGCCCGCTTTTGAATTCGGAAAATGACACATTATGGAGGATTTGGGAACCTGATCAACCATTCCTTGTCAATGTGGCTTCCGCTCGTTCTGTTTCCGTAGACCCAGGTTTGATAAAATACCCTTCTGGAGTTTCAGATAGAATTGCGCCAAATTGGGTTTATTCAACTGCCCAAGAAATGGCGGATGCGAACGTCGGAGATCAGAATTTCAACATCTCGTGGGTGTTTGGCGTCGATCCTGGTTTCCGCTACTTCATTCGGCTGCATTTCTGTGACATCGTAAGTGAAGCTCTGCATAGTCTGGTTTTCAATGTCTACATCAACAACCAGTCTGCCCTCAGCTCATTTGATATATCAAGCAAGACGATGGAACTATCAGCTGCTTATTTCGTCGATTTCGTTACCAATGATTCGATCACATCAGAGAAGATAATGGTTCAAATTGGCCCACCAGACCTGATGAACACACCAGCCAATGCGATCCTCAATGGTCTTGAGATCATGAAACTCAGTAACTCGGACAAAAGCTTCGATCAATCTTACAGTTTGAATTCCATCAGTTCAAATCATCCAAATAAGAGAAAATCAGTATTACTTGCTGTCGCATTTTCTTTGGGGGGACTTGCTCTTTTGGGACTCAGCATTGCGGCTTACCGCCTGTATTTCAGCCGTCCAAAGGAGCCAAAGCGGGACCTGGCCTGGTTGCCTCTTCCGACCCATGCGGGCCACTCAGAAACGAAGGTTTCAGCCCACAGTTATGCTTCCTCAGCACCTTCTTCGGGTCTAGGCCGTGTTCTGTCATTTTCGGAGATTCAAGAAGCGACAAAGAATTTCGATGAGAACTTGGTTTTGGGTGTGGGTGGATTTGGCAAGGTGTATAAAGGCATGCTAGAAAATGGCGTCCTTGTCGCTGTCAAACGCGGCAATCCACGGTCACAACAAGGGCTAGTCGAATTCAGGACGGAGATTCAAATGCTCTCTAAGCTTCGACATCGGCACCTTGTTTCCCTAATAGGCTACTGTGAAGAACTCAATGAAATGATCCTTGTTTATGAGTACatggctggtgggccactccgGAAACACATATACGGCTCAGATCTCCCACCGCTGTCATGGAAACAAAGGCTAGAGGTCTGCATTGGAGCTGCAAAGGGGCTGCATTACCTTCATACTGGGGCAGCTGAAACTATCATACATCGCGATGTTAAGACAACCAACATTCTACTAGATGAGAACCTTACTGCGAAGGTGGCCGATTTTGGGTTGTCTAAGACAGGCCCCACATTGGATCAGACCCATGTGAGCACCGCGGTTAAAGGAAGCTTTGGATACCTTGATCCAGAGTACTACAGAAGGCAGCAGCTGACGGAGAAGTCCGATGTGTATTCATTTGGGGTTGTGTTGATGGAGGTCTTGTGTGCACGGCCCGCGATCAATCCCTCCCTCCCAAGAGAACAGGTCAACATAGCTGAGTGGGCCATGCATTGGCAAAAGAGGGGCCATCTTGAGCAGATCATTGACTCCCATCTGAGGGGATTGGTAAACCTCGATTCTTTAAGGAAATTCGGCGAGACAGCAGAGAAGTGTTTGGCGGAACAAGGCAGCGAAAGGCCGACAATGGGAGATGTGCTGTGGAACTTGGAGTATGCTCTTCAGCTGCAAGAGGCTTCTACACAGTCCATCATCGACGATGACAGCACAAATAACATTCCAGACCTTCCGGAATGGATTCCCCAAATTGAGTCTGTCGATCACAACAATGCCGGTATTGTCAGCGAACAAGAATCTGACATTGGTACGACTAGTGAAGTTTTCTCACAGCTGATGGATCCAAAAGGAAGGTAA